A genome region from Anolis carolinensis isolate JA03-04 chromosome 6, rAnoCar3.1.pri, whole genome shotgun sequence includes the following:
- the LOC100556456 gene encoding sulfotransferase 1C2 isoform X1, producing MSKEKGQDLKPMERPQLGEIDGILLAKSTCDEWSRIQNFQAKPDDLLICTYPKAGTTWIQEIVDMIQQEGDLVKCQRAPLNHRHPFIEWARPPQPSGIDQAEAMPSPRILKTHLPVQLLPRSFWEQNCKFLYVARNAKDCMVSYFHFQRMSKLVPDPGTWDEYFEAFMAGKVGWGPWYDHVKGWWKAKDTHRVLFLFYENIKKDPKREIQKVMQFVGKQLNEATLDKIVHHTSFEVMKDNPMANRAGVPITVMDQSISPFMRKGTVGDWKNHFTVAQNERFNEDYKKKMADTTLTFSMEL from the exons ATGTCCAAAGAAAAAGGGCAAGATCTTAAACCAATGGAGCGCCCTCAGTTAGGTGAAATAGATGGCATTCTCTTGGCAAAATCCACCTGCGATGAATGGAGCCGGATTCAGAACTTCCAAGCAAAGCCAGATGATCTTCTCATTTGCACATACCCCAAAGCAG GTACAACATGGATCCAAGAGATAGTGGATATGATCCAACAGGAAGGTGATCTGGTGAAATGTCAGCGCGCGCCCCTGAATCACCGACATCCATTCATTGAGTGGGCAAGGCCACCACAGCCATCAG GGATTGACCAAGCAGAAGCAATGCCCTCTCCACGGATTCTGAAAACCCATCTGCCTGTGCAGTTGCTCCCTCGGTCCTTTTGGGAGCAAAACTGCAAA TTTCTTTATGTGGCAAGGAATGCCAAGGACTGCATGGTGTCCTATTTCCACTTCCAAAGGATGAGCAAATTGGTTCCTGACCCAGGAACCTGGGATGAATATTTTGAAGCATTTATGGCAGGAAAAG TGGGCTGGGGCCCGTGGTACGATCATGTGAAAGGCTGGTGGAAGGCAAAGGACACCCACCGTGTGCTATTCCTCTTCTATGAAAATATCAAAAAG GACCCAAAACGTGAAATCCAGAAAGTGATGCAATTTGTCGGGAAGCAACTAAATGAAGCAACACTGGATAAGATTGTCCACCATACCTCATTTGAAGTCATGAAGGACAACCCCATGGCCAACCGGGCTGGAGTGCCCATTACAGTCATGGACCAGTCTATTTCTCCATTCATGAGGAAAG GGACAGTTGGTGACTGGAAGAACCATTTCACAGTAGCTCAGAATGAGAGATTCAACGAAGACTACAAAAAGAAGATGGCAGATACAACCCTGACTTTCTCAATGGAACTCTGA
- the LOC100556456 gene encoding sulfotransferase 1C2 isoform X2: protein MSKEKGQDLKPMERPQLGEIDGILLAKSTCDEWSRIQNFQAKPDDLLICTYPKAGIDQAEAMPSPRILKTHLPVQLLPRSFWEQNCKFLYVARNAKDCMVSYFHFQRMSKLVPDPGTWDEYFEAFMAGKVGWGPWYDHVKGWWKAKDTHRVLFLFYENIKKDPKREIQKVMQFVGKQLNEATLDKIVHHTSFEVMKDNPMANRAGVPITVMDQSISPFMRKGTVGDWKNHFTVAQNERFNEDYKKKMADTTLTFSMEL from the exons ATGTCCAAAGAAAAAGGGCAAGATCTTAAACCAATGGAGCGCCCTCAGTTAGGTGAAATAGATGGCATTCTCTTGGCAAAATCCACCTGCGATGAATGGAGCCGGATTCAGAACTTCCAAGCAAAGCCAGATGATCTTCTCATTTGCACATACCCCAAAGCAG GGATTGACCAAGCAGAAGCAATGCCCTCTCCACGGATTCTGAAAACCCATCTGCCTGTGCAGTTGCTCCCTCGGTCCTTTTGGGAGCAAAACTGCAAA TTTCTTTATGTGGCAAGGAATGCCAAGGACTGCATGGTGTCCTATTTCCACTTCCAAAGGATGAGCAAATTGGTTCCTGACCCAGGAACCTGGGATGAATATTTTGAAGCATTTATGGCAGGAAAAG TGGGCTGGGGCCCGTGGTACGATCATGTGAAAGGCTGGTGGAAGGCAAAGGACACCCACCGTGTGCTATTCCTCTTCTATGAAAATATCAAAAAG GACCCAAAACGTGAAATCCAGAAAGTGATGCAATTTGTCGGGAAGCAACTAAATGAAGCAACACTGGATAAGATTGTCCACCATACCTCATTTGAAGTCATGAAGGACAACCCCATGGCCAACCGGGCTGGAGTGCCCATTACAGTCATGGACCAGTCTATTTCTCCATTCATGAGGAAAG GGACAGTTGGTGACTGGAAGAACCATTTCACAGTAGCTCAGAATGAGAGATTCAACGAAGACTACAAAAAGAAGATGGCAGATACAACCCTGACTTTCTCAATGGAACTCTGA